A genome region from Arachidicoccus soli includes the following:
- a CDS encoding glycoside hydrolase family 31 protein, whose protein sequence is MKLIFSALISLSLITSLMAQNTTVLSQKETSNNGLNPIKIHTPNKEYSATQNSPVLSPGNIVSMKENGQQLAIETQNAYVQITAYTASIIRIRMDKKQLGRDFSYAVIEEPQPCKTNVTENENTIVFTTDSVRTIINKKPFSVAFYTIDGKLISEDEKGLGTSWIGNQVTTYKTLQKGERFIGLGEKTGNLDRAGTGYTNWNNDNFGYSISADPLYSTIPFYIGIHDHINYGIFLDNTYQSDFNFGASNNRFSSFGAVGGEMNYYFIYRTQLKDIITDYTALTGRMQMPPLWSIGYQQNRYSYYPDAEVMRIARTLREKKIPADGITLDIHYMDKYKLFTWDKKRFPDPVKMNQDLEKLGFKTTVIVDPGIKVEDGYAAHEDGIAKNIFVKYPDGENYTAQVWPGWCNFPDFTSTKGRDWWENKIKILANAGVDGIWNDMNEIASWGNKMPNNVLFNYDGEPTTTLQAHNVYGMQMARSSFEGAKASFARRPFILTRAGYAGLQRYTAIWTGDNRSEDNHMIAGIRLLNSLGLSGVAFTGMDIGGFTGNPTIPLYARWIQIGAFTPYFRNHTAVNTKSSEPWTFGEEVTEIARNFIGLRYKLLPYIYSNFYEATQDGLPVMRSLAIDYAFDSHIYDTRYQNEYLFGSSLLVLPYESEHQFGEAYFPAGNWYNLFSGKLQKGNEEKVLKLSYSKLPVYVKESSIIPMQSLIQTTAEQPKDTLYLNIYKGDINNHFVYYEDDGESYKYEQGDFYKRVMQYDAANKTLRLESVEGSLASKFKHIKLIMHGFDADQKFSINGQDAKFKKDFVALLTPISKFDPQGVANPLEGEDVLSCVITNSNNTISIKY, encoded by the coding sequence ATGAAATTAATTTTTTCAGCCCTTATCTCTTTAAGCCTAATCACGTCACTAATGGCGCAAAATACCACTGTATTATCTCAAAAGGAAACATCGAATAACGGTCTAAATCCTATAAAGATACATACGCCCAACAAAGAATATTCTGCTACTCAGAATTCTCCGGTTTTATCTCCCGGAAATATTGTTAGCATGAAAGAAAACGGACAGCAATTAGCAATTGAAACGCAAAATGCCTACGTGCAAATCACCGCTTATACTGCTTCTATTATTAGAATAAGAATGGATAAGAAGCAGTTAGGACGCGATTTTTCTTATGCCGTAATTGAGGAGCCGCAGCCTTGTAAAACGAATGTTACTGAAAATGAAAACACGATAGTTTTTACAACTGATTCTGTAAGAACTATCATCAATAAAAAACCATTTTCAGTTGCTTTTTATACAATTGATGGAAAGTTAATTTCAGAAGATGAAAAAGGTCTGGGTACATCTTGGATAGGCAATCAAGTAACCACTTATAAAACGCTGCAAAAAGGCGAACGATTTATTGGGCTTGGAGAAAAAACGGGTAACCTCGATAGAGCAGGTACAGGATATACCAACTGGAATAATGATAACTTTGGTTATAGCATTTCGGCAGACCCATTGTATTCTACTATTCCTTTCTACATTGGTATTCATGATCATATTAACTATGGTATTTTTTTGGATAATACTTATCAGTCAGATTTTAATTTTGGCGCAAGCAATAATCGTTTTTCTTCTTTTGGTGCTGTTGGCGGGGAGATGAATTACTATTTTATTTATCGTACACAATTAAAAGATATTATTACTGATTATACGGCTTTGACTGGTCGTATGCAAATGCCGCCGTTATGGAGTATTGGTTATCAACAAAACAGATACAGTTATTACCCGGATGCGGAAGTGATGCGCATTGCCAGGACATTGCGTGAGAAGAAGATACCTGCGGATGGTATTACACTTGACATCCATTATATGGATAAATACAAATTGTTTACTTGGGATAAGAAGCGGTTTCCCGATCCGGTGAAGATGAATCAGGATTTGGAAAAACTGGGTTTTAAAACCACTGTAATTGTTGACCCGGGCATAAAAGTAGAAGATGGTTATGCTGCACATGAAGATGGTATCGCAAAAAATATTTTTGTAAAATATCCTGATGGAGAAAATTATACGGCACAGGTATGGCCAGGTTGGTGCAACTTCCCTGATTTTACAAGCACCAAAGGAAGAGATTGGTGGGAGAATAAAATAAAAATATTGGCAAATGCGGGTGTGGACGGTATTTGGAACGACATGAATGAGATTGCCAGTTGGGGTAATAAGATGCCGAACAATGTTCTTTTTAATTATGATGGTGAGCCAACCACAACTTTGCAGGCACACAATGTGTATGGTATGCAGATGGCACGCTCTAGTTTTGAAGGTGCAAAAGCTTCTTTTGCTAGAAGACCTTTTATTCTTACAAGAGCAGGATATGCAGGTTTACAAAGATATACGGCTATCTGGACGGGTGATAATCGTTCAGAAGATAATCACATGATTGCGGGCATAAGATTGTTGAATAGTCTAGGCTTAAGTGGTGTGGCCTTTACAGGAATGGATATTGGCGGATTTACTGGCAATCCTACAATTCCGTTGTATGCACGTTGGATTCAGATAGGTGCTTTTACACCTTATTTTAGAAATCACACAGCAGTCAATACAAAGTCTTCTGAACCTTGGACTTTTGGTGAAGAGGTGACAGAAATTGCACGCAACTTCATCGGTCTTCGATACAAATTGTTGCCTTATATTTATTCTAATTTTTATGAAGCTACGCAAGATGGTTTGCCTGTAATGCGCAGCCTCGCTATCGATTATGCTTTTGATAGTCATATCTACGATACGCGTTATCAGAATGAATATTTATTTGGCAGCTCTTTGTTAGTCTTGCCTTACGAAAGCGAACATCAATTTGGTGAGGCTTATTTCCCGGCAGGGAATTGGTACAATTTGTTTTCTGGAAAATTACAAAAAGGTAACGAAGAAAAAGTGCTGAAACTTTCTTATAGCAAGCTTCCTGTGTATGTGAAAGAAAGTAGTATTATTCCGATGCAGTCTTTAATTCAAACCACAGCAGAACAGCCAAAAGATACTTTGTATTTGAATATTTATAAAGGCGATATAAACAATCATTTTGTTTATTACGAAGATGATGGCGAATCTTACAAATATGAACAAGGCGATTTTTATAAACGAGTAATGCAATATGATGCAGCCAATAAAACCCTTCGTTTGGAAAGTGTAGAAGGAAGTTTAGCTTCGAAATTTAAGCATATCAAATTAATTATGCATGGATTTGATGCAGATCAAAAGTTTAGTATCAACGGGCAGGATGCAAAATTTAAAAAAGATTTCGTGGCATTACTGACTCCTATCTCTAAGTTCGATCCGCAAGGTGTAGCAAATCCTTTGGAAGGGGAAGATGTATTGAGTTGTGTAATCACAAATAGTAATAATACCATATCGATAAAATATTAA
- a CDS encoding SusE domain-containing protein — translation MKRLNKIIYLLAFALFAFASCKKDGVMLTATKGTQPLLTASANNLHYTQADSSSNGITLNWTASDYGYPAAVSYTLQFSYHDSSFSAMQEIGMGATLTKSYTVAAFNNLVLNLNYPVAVQDTVLARVKSQITPNVFVFSDTMQIIITPYSQKPIPVITPPDSLYIVGDATAGGWNNPVPTPSQKFTQIDQYGNVFAAVVPLIGGKSFVFLPVNGSWSHKYGGNAAGSGTLLVDGAVPSSNTPGPTVSGLYEIVVDFVKGTYTVTPVTTNPIPANLYIVGDATAGGWTNPVPLPSQQFTQVSNGEFQITLSLSSTGSYLFLPVNGDWSNKYGGSSAAGGTLLYDGAVPSSNTPAPSVSGNYLIDVNILASTYSVTKQ, via the coding sequence ATGAAGCGATTAAATAAAATAATATACCTGCTTGCTTTTGCACTATTTGCATTTGCTTCTTGTAAAAAGGATGGCGTAATGCTAACAGCAACTAAAGGTACACAGCCTCTATTAACAGCGAGCGCTAATAATCTGCATTACACGCAGGCAGATTCTTCCTCTAATGGAATCACTCTTAATTGGACTGCATCGGATTATGGTTATCCGGCAGCTGTATCTTATACTTTACAATTTAGTTATCATGATTCTTCTTTCTCAGCAATGCAAGAAATAGGTATGGGGGCGACTCTTACTAAAAGTTATACTGTCGCCGCTTTCAATAATTTGGTATTAAATTTAAACTATCCTGTAGCTGTACAAGATACTGTATTGGCAAGAGTAAAATCTCAAATTACTCCAAATGTTTTTGTCTTTTCTGATACAATGCAGATTATTATTACACCATATTCACAAAAACCAATACCTGTAATTACTCCTCCGGATAGTTTGTATATTGTTGGGGATGCTACAGCTGGTGGTTGGAATAATCCAGTTCCTACACCGTCACAAAAGTTTACCCAGATAGATCAGTACGGTAATGTTTTTGCGGCAGTTGTACCTTTAATTGGTGGTAAATCATTTGTATTCTTACCGGTAAATGGTAGTTGGAGTCATAAGTATGGCGGAAATGCTGCCGGAAGTGGTACGCTGCTAGTTGATGGCGCTGTGCCAAGCTCAAATACACCTGGCCCTACTGTTAGCGGTTTGTATGAGATTGTAGTAGATTTTGTGAAAGGAACTTATACCGTTACGCCAGTTACAACTAACCCTATACCGGCAAATTTGTATATAGTTGGAGATGCCACAGCTGGAGGTTGGACTAATCCCGTACCATTACCTTCACAACAGTTTACACAGGTTAGTAATGGCGAATTCCAAATTACTTTATCGTTGTCATCTACAGGTTCATATTTATTCTTACCAGTGAATGGTGACTGGTCAAATAAATATGGTGGTTCAAGTGCAGCTGGTGGAACTCTTTTATATGATGGAGCAGTGCCAAGTTCGAATACACCCGCCCCATCAGTTAGTGGTAATTATCTAATTGATGTAAATATTTTAGCGAGTACTTATTCGGTAACAAAACAATAA
- a CDS encoding RagB/SusD family nutrient uptake outer membrane protein, with the protein MNKHISNIILAGALALTTFSCNKDLNRVPINTTTAQDVFSTAASTKEALAKVYGAFALTGSTGSGSSDLGGIDAGTSDFLRLYWNAQELPTDESICAWGDPGISDLNFMSWTSGNILLNGLYNRSLYQITVVNSFLRSTEKPASGISATDLTHYRAEARFLRAYQYWVLMDLFGNPPFIDENSLIGTVPPKQIMRADLFKYVESELLAIIPDLAAPKTNEYGRADQAADWALLARLYLNAKVYTGTDRSTDAITYATKVINAGYSLMPKYKNLFMADDNKNNPETILSINYDLNQTQNYGGTTFLVNGCIDGNIPGGPSAYGVPGGGWGGNRARSPLPKLFGSDYTTSNDSRAKLLQGNVYDISSVSTFAQGIKTAKFSNMNSDGTTPANASVYVSTDFPLFRLGEQYLIYAEAVLRGGTGGDMATAISYINKLRERAYGNTSGDVTSISLPFILDERARELYIEGFRRTDLIRFGEFTTSTYIWPWKGGTAGGRSVEDKYNLYPIPSSDIVSNTNLVQNPGYGGTTK; encoded by the coding sequence ATGAACAAACATATTTCAAATATCATATTAGCGGGGGCGTTGGCACTTACTACTTTTTCTTGTAACAAAGATTTGAATAGAGTACCCATCAATACCACTACTGCTCAAGACGTATTTAGTACCGCTGCGAGCACCAAAGAAGCACTTGCAAAAGTATATGGGGCTTTTGCACTTACGGGAAGCACAGGCTCGGGTAGTTCAGACTTGGGCGGTATAGATGCCGGTACTTCCGACTTTTTACGCCTATATTGGAATGCACAAGAATTGCCAACCGACGAGTCTATTTGTGCTTGGGGCGATCCGGGTATTTCCGATCTCAACTTTATGTCTTGGACTTCGGGTAACATTCTTTTAAATGGTTTGTACAATCGTAGTCTTTATCAAATTACTGTGGTAAATTCTTTTCTAAGATCAACGGAAAAACCTGCTTCAGGTATTTCTGCAACAGATTTGACACATTATCGTGCCGAAGCAAGATTTTTAAGAGCCTATCAATATTGGGTATTAATGGATTTATTTGGCAACCCACCATTTATCGATGAGAATAGCCTTATTGGAACGGTTCCTCCAAAACAGATTATGCGTGCCGACTTATTCAAATACGTTGAAAGCGAATTGTTGGCAATAATTCCTGATTTGGCAGCACCAAAAACAAACGAATATGGTCGTGCCGATCAGGCCGCTGATTGGGCATTATTGGCAAGATTATATCTAAATGCTAAAGTATATACCGGTACAGATAGAAGCACAGATGCTATTACTTATGCTACAAAAGTTATTAATGCTGGTTATTCTTTAATGCCAAAATATAAAAATTTATTTATGGCAGACGATAATAAGAACAATCCTGAAACAATTTTGTCTATCAATTATGACCTTAATCAAACGCAAAACTACGGAGGTACTACCTTCTTAGTAAATGGTTGTATCGATGGAAATATTCCAGGTGGTCCAAGCGCTTATGGAGTTCCTGGTGGGGGATGGGGCGGTAATCGTGCAAGATCTCCATTGCCAAAATTGTTTGGATCTGATTATACGACTTCTAATGATAGCAGAGCAAAACTTTTGCAAGGCAATGTGTATGACATTAGTTCTGTATCTACTTTCGCACAAGGCATCAAAACCGCTAAGTTTAGCAATATGAATTCAGATGGCACTACACCTGCTAATGCTAGCGTATATGTTTCTACCGATTTCCCATTGTTTCGTTTAGGAGAACAATATCTAATCTATGCAGAAGCGGTATTGCGTGGTGGTACAGGGGGAGATATGGCAACAGCCATTTCTTATATCAACAAATTGCGCGAACGCGCTTATGGCAATACTTCTGGTGATGTTACCAGCATAAGTTTACCCTTTATTTTGGATGAACGCGCAAGAGAATTGTATATTGAAGGATTTAGAAGAACCGACTTAATACGCTTTGGAGAGTTTACCACTTCAACATATATCTGGCCTTGGAAGGGTGGTACAGCCGGAGGAAGAAGCGTAGAAGATAAATATAATTTATATCCTATTCCTTCATCAGATATTGTAAGTAATACTAATCTAGTGCAGAACCCAGGATATGGTGGTACTACTAAATAA
- a CDS encoding SusC/RagA family TonB-linked outer membrane protein: MKCKQLLQFLSFAFLLLLGGSATAQQTHTISGVVTGQGNVPMAGVSVLIKETGKGTFTDPSGVYKILADANAKTLVFSYVGYRKQELPITSDHINAALYLDSSSHLTDVVVIGYGAVRKQDVSGAVTTLTTKDFQKGTITSFDQMIAGKAAGISVTSNGGHPGSGGTIRVRGISTINGSSDPLVVVDGLPFSGYVNPNDIATITILKDAASAAIYGSQASGGVILITTKKGTPGQVKLNFNTQFSVAKIKKYVDVLSANQFRNYINTNPYFDSTERSLEGTANTDWQKEIYQTALTTNNSLSISGGVGKLPYRLSVGYLNQDGILKTDKMKRTTGSLSLTPSFLQNHLKVELNLNGSLTKNYNANQGAIGAAVVYDPTQPVYDPSNIFFGGYHQWMNGGVLNPNAALNPVALLMQRDDESKYNRGFGNLKLDYSFQFLPELHFIANFGYDVATTNGFTREDSTSANAWKANNDAARGTNNIYNNKNQNVLAEYTLNYDKTFSSIKSHINAMATYAYQDTKYTNNNYRNYDFAGDTIPGSTPVLYPTGLQQNSLVSYLGRLIYTYDEKYVLTASIRRDGSSKLAPGYRWVTFPSVSLAWNIAKENFLKNSKTISTLKLRVSDGKTANQGGIGNYQFYPGYYLSDNVSKYQFGDNYYNMYTPSPYNEALTWETTTSANAGIDFGFLKDRISGSIDVYHKHTKNLLINALLPVGTNFTNQLIGNVGEMVSKGVELNLSLIPIQTTDAQWTINFNAAYNNSKITKLTQNPDSSFKGIPVGGISGATGQTIQEEYVGQEPNSFLVYKQVYNSQGKPIEGAYADLNGDGAINPIDDQYFYHSPYPKWTLGFSTNFTYKKWSFSTVLRANIGNYVYNNVASNMGVARNMAINNYLANASTDILNTNFIGSNSYDMQSDYYVQNASFLKMDNIGISYNLGKIFHSDRTNLTISGNVQNVFIVTKYTGLDPEIYSGIDNQLYPNPRVYTLGLNLNF, encoded by the coding sequence ATGAAATGCAAGCAATTACTACAATTTCTGTCTTTTGCATTTTTGCTGCTTTTAGGCGGATCGGCAACGGCACAGCAAACGCACACAATTTCTGGTGTGGTTACCGGGCAAGGAAATGTGCCCATGGCAGGTGTCTCTGTTTTGATTAAGGAAACAGGTAAAGGTACTTTTACCGATCCTTCAGGTGTTTATAAGATTTTGGCTGATGCCAACGCTAAAACGCTTGTTTTTTCTTATGTGGGTTATCGCAAACAGGAATTGCCCATTACAAGTGATCATATAAATGCGGCTCTCTATTTAGACAGCAGTTCGCATTTAACTGATGTGGTTGTTATTGGTTATGGTGCTGTAAGGAAACAAGACGTTTCTGGTGCAGTTACCACTTTAACTACCAAAGATTTTCAAAAGGGAACTATAACCAGTTTTGACCAAATGATTGCAGGTAAAGCTGCAGGTATTTCTGTTACTTCCAACGGTGGTCATCCGGGTAGTGGCGGTACTATTCGCGTGCGTGGTATTTCCACTATAAATGGCTCTTCAGACCCTTTAGTTGTTGTTGATGGTCTGCCTTTTTCGGGATATGTAAACCCCAATGATATTGCTACTATCACTATCTTGAAAGATGCGGCTTCGGCAGCCATTTATGGTTCGCAGGCTTCTGGTGGTGTTATTTTAATTACGACTAAAAAAGGTACACCGGGTCAAGTAAAATTAAATTTTAATACACAATTTTCCGTTGCTAAGATCAAAAAATATGTAGATGTGCTGAGTGCCAATCAATTTAGAAATTATATCAACACCAATCCTTACTTCGATTCTACTGAAAGATCTTTGGAGGGTACGGCTAATACAGATTGGCAAAAGGAAATTTATCAAACTGCACTTACTACAAATAATAGTTTGAGTATCTCAGGCGGTGTGGGTAAACTACCTTACAGATTGTCTGTTGGCTATTTAAACCAAGATGGTATTTTGAAGACTGATAAAATGAAAAGGACAACCGGTTCGTTGAGTTTAACACCTTCTTTCTTACAAAACCATTTGAAAGTGGAATTAAACCTAAATGGTAGTCTTACCAAAAATTACAATGCCAACCAAGGTGCTATTGGCGCAGCGGTTGTTTACGACCCTACGCAACCAGTGTATGACCCGAGCAATATATTTTTTGGAGGTTATCATCAATGGATGAATGGCGGTGTGCTCAATCCGAATGCGGCATTGAATCCAGTGGCTTTACTTATGCAACGTGATGACGAAAGTAAGTATAACCGCGGATTTGGAAATTTGAAACTCGATTATAGCTTTCAATTTCTACCCGAATTACATTTTATAGCCAACTTTGGTTATGATGTGGCTACGACCAATGGCTTTACAAGAGAAGACTCTACTTCGGCAAATGCTTGGAAAGCGAATAATGATGCAGCTCGAGGAACGAATAATATATATAATAACAAAAATCAAAATGTTTTAGCAGAATATACTTTGAATTACGATAAAACTTTCTCTTCGATAAAAAGCCATATTAATGCGATGGCCACTTATGCTTATCAAGATACTAAATATACAAATAATAATTATCGTAATTATGATTTTGCGGGAGATACCATCCCAGGATCTACACCGGTGCTTTATCCTACGGGTTTGCAACAAAATTCTCTCGTCTCTTATCTTGGTCGTTTGATATATACGTATGACGAAAAATATGTATTAACAGCGTCTATTCGTAGAGATGGTTCTTCCAAATTGGCACCCGGTTATCGTTGGGTTACTTTCCCTTCTGTATCGCTAGCATGGAATATAGCAAAAGAAAACTTTTTGAAAAACTCCAAAACAATTTCCACTTTAAAACTGCGTGTGAGCGATGGTAAAACAGCTAATCAGGGCGGCATTGGAAACTACCAGTTTTACCCTGGTTATTATTTGAGTGATAATGTTTCTAAATACCAATTTGGAGACAACTATTATAACATGTACACACCTTCACCTTATAATGAGGCATTAACTTGGGAAACTACGACTTCGGCAAATGCCGGTATTGATTTTGGATTTTTGAAAGATAGAATTTCAGGTAGTATAGACGTATATCATAAGCATACCAAAAATTTATTAATAAATGCACTTCTTCCTGTAGGTACCAATTTTACCAATCAATTAATTGGTAACGTAGGAGAAATGGTAAGTAAAGGAGTAGAATTGAATTTAAGCTTAATTCCTATTCAAACTACGGATGCGCAATGGACTATTAATTTTAATGCGGCATACAACAATAGTAAAATTACCAAACTTACACAAAACCCAGATTCATCCTTTAAAGGAATACCGGTTGGTGGTATTAGTGGCGCAACTGGACAAACGATACAAGAGGAATATGTAGGTCAGGAACCAAACTCATTTTTGGTTTACAAACAAGTATATAATTCACAAGGCAAACCTATTGAAGGTGCTTATGCAGACTTGAATGGCGATGGTGCGATAAACCCAATTGACGACCAGTATTTTTATCATTCTCCTTATCCAAAATGGACTTTAGGTTTCAGCACCAATTTTACTTATAAAAAATGGAGTTTTAGTACAGTTTTACGTGCTAACATTGGTAACTATGTTTATAACAATGTAGCATCAAATATGGGCGTTGCTCGTAATATGGCGATTAATAATTATTTGGCAAATGCATCTACTGATATTTTAAATACAAATTTTATTGGTAGTAACTCTTACGATATGCAGTCAGATTATTATGTACAAAATGCTTCTTTCCTGAAAATGGATAATATTGGTATCTCTTATAATCTTGGAAAAATATTCCATTCTGATAGAACCAATTTGACCATTAGTGGGAATGTTCAAAACGTATTTATTGTAACCAAATATACAGGTTTGGATCCGGAAATTTATAGTGGGATTGACAATCAATTATATCCTAATCCGCGTGTTTACACTTTAGGTCTGAATCTTAATTTTTAA
- a CDS encoding LacI family DNA-binding transcriptional regulator — protein MSKSFINIKELAVALNLSTSTVSRAFRDKGDINADTKQYILDKAKELGYYPNIYASNLRDSKSRTIAVIMPELANNFFSLAVKGIERVAQANGYHTLIYVTDSLYQKEVEIVEDLYNGRVEGIIMSVSGEGNDHQYINKLKQSHIPLVFFDRVYDDIDVPKVITDDYDSSFKATEYLLNNHCDPVALLVIDKNVSIGNARMKGFVDAHKKCKVKLNENLVVDCSNDLEESCQIIKHTLLTYKPKAILASVERLATASYTVCLDEKIKIPEEVKIIGYSNLSIASLLNPSLSTITQPAEELGTKAAELLFDILKDKPLLQKEVVLEAEIIHRVSTTL, from the coding sequence ATGTCTAAATCGTTTATTAATATTAAAGAATTGGCTGTAGCGCTTAATCTATCTACATCCACCGTTTCGCGCGCTTTTAGAGATAAAGGTGATATAAATGCTGATACCAAACAATATATTTTAGACAAGGCAAAAGAGCTAGGTTATTACCCCAATATTTACGCGAGTAATTTAAGAGACTCAAAGAGCAGAACTATTGCCGTTATCATGCCGGAGTTGGCCAATAACTTTTTTTCGCTTGCAGTAAAAGGCATAGAAAGAGTGGCGCAAGCCAATGGGTATCATACCTTAATTTATGTTACAGATAGTTTGTATCAGAAGGAAGTTGAGATTGTGGAAGACTTGTATAATGGTCGTGTAGAAGGTATTATTATGTCGGTTTCGGGCGAAGGAAACGATCATCAATATATCAATAAATTAAAACAGAGTCATATTCCGCTTGTATTTTTCGACAGAGTTTACGACGATATAGATGTGCCAAAAGTAATTACGGATGATTACGATAGTAGTTTTAAAGCCACTGAATATTTATTGAATAATCATTGTGATCCGGTAGCTTTATTGGTTATCGATAAAAATGTATCTATTGGTAATGCACGTATGAAAGGCTTTGTAGATGCACATAAGAAATGTAAAGTAAAGCTCAATGAAAACTTAGTGGTGGACTGCAGTAATGATCTTGAAGAATCTTGCCAAATTATCAAGCATACACTGCTTACTTATAAGCCTAAAGCGATTCTTGCTTCGGTAGAGCGTTTGGCAACTGCATCCTATACAGTCTGCTTGGACGAAAAAATAAAGATTCCGGAAGAAGTAAAAATTATTGGCTATTCTAATTTAAGTATTGCTTCATTGCTCAATCCCTCTCTATCAACTATCACACAACCTGCTGAAGAATTAGGTACCAAAGCTGCCGAATTGCTTTTCGATATTTTGAAAGATAAACCACTTTTACAGAAAGAAGTAGTTTTGGAAGCTGAAATTATTCATCGGGTTTCGACCACTTTATAG
- a CDS encoding DUF502 domain-containing protein — protein sequence MNNSLKATLKKAFRYFFQGVIVIAPIAVTLYFVFWLFESIDNLLPNLFGSLFPGRINDDSHIPGVGFLLITLIMIFIGWASSSFVFGQFIDFLGSLLGKTPGIKLIYSSVKDFLKAFSGNEKKFDRPVLVNVDGADVWRIGFITQNDASQFDMLDHVVVYVPISYAISGITYIVPRDKTKLMKDHIPSTDAMKFVISGGVTEL from the coding sequence ATGAACAACTCTTTAAAAGCCACACTTAAAAAGGCGTTTCGCTATTTTTTTCAAGGTGTGATTGTGATTGCGCCCATTGCAGTTACACTTTATTTTGTATTCTGGTTATTTGAGAGTATTGATAATTTGCTGCCCAACTTGTTTGGGAGTCTATTCCCCGGTAGGATAAATGATGATTCTCATATTCCTGGTGTAGGTTTCTTGCTGATTACTTTAATAATGATTTTTATAGGATGGGCCTCTTCCTCTTTTGTTTTTGGACAGTTTATAGATTTCTTAGGGTCCTTGTTAGGAAAGACGCCTGGTATAAAATTAATTTACTCTTCGGTCAAAGATTTTTTGAAAGCTTTCTCAGGTAATGAGAAAAAATTTGATAGACCTGTTCTTGTAAACGTAGATGGTGCAGATGTTTGGCGTATAGGATTTATTACACAAAATGATGCGAGCCAGTTTGATATGTTAGATCATGTAGTCGTTTACGTTCCTATTTCATATGCCATTTCCGGAATTACTTATATTGTGCCTAGAGATAAAACGAAATTGATGAAAGATCATATCCCTTCTACAGACGCGATGAAATTTGTAATCTCTGGTGGAGTGACTGAATTGTAA
- a CDS encoding SDR family oxidoreductase translates to MNIVITGATKGIGNAIVEIFVADKSAHHFFLCARNESELNKSKIFIEEKSSKHKVTTLVCDLEIKDQVQVFANLILATNEPVDILVNNAGLYFPGSCYNEEEGVLEKMLNVNLFSAYHLSRALLGPMIEKKQGHIFNICSIAALKAYGNGGSYSISKYALSGFTKNLREELKPFGIKVTGVYPGATMSDSWKGSGIEESRIMEANDIAKMIYAAAQLSPQAVVEDIILRPQLGDL, encoded by the coding sequence ATGAATATAGTTATAACCGGCGCTACAAAAGGAATTGGCAACGCAATTGTTGAAATTTTCGTAGCGGACAAAAGCGCACATCATTTTTTTCTTTGTGCGCGTAATGAAAGTGAATTAAACAAATCGAAAATATTTATCGAAGAAAAATCCTCAAAGCATAAAGTAACTACTCTTGTTTGCGATTTAGAAATTAAAGATCAAGTACAAGTTTTTGCCAATCTCATTTTAGCCACAAATGAACCGGTAGATATATTGGTAAACAATGCAGGGCTGTATTTTCCGGGAAGTTGTTACAATGAAGAAGAAGGTGTTTTAGAAAAAATGTTGAACGTAAACCTTTTCAGTGCTTATCATCTTTCGCGGGCATTATTAGGGCCTATGATTGAAAAAAAACAAGGTCATATTTTCAATATCTGCTCAATTGCTGCATTAAAAGCCTATGGCAACGGAGGCAGTTATAGCATTAGCAAATATGCGCTTTCCGGCTTTACCAAAAATCTACGCGAAGAGCTAAAACCCTTCGGAATTAAAGTCACAGGAGTGTACCCCGGTGCGACCATGTCTGACAGCTGGAAAGGTAGCGGCATTGAGGAAAGTAGAATTATGGAAGCTAACGATATCGCAAAAATGATATATGCAGCAGCACAGCTTTCACCACAAGCAGTAGTAGAAGATATCATTTTGCGCCCTCAATTAGGCGATTTATAA